A stretch of Melopsittacus undulatus isolate bMelUnd1 chromosome 26, bMelUnd1.mat.Z, whole genome shotgun sequence DNA encodes these proteins:
- the PSENEN gene encoding gamma-secretase subunit PEN-2 codes for MNLERVSNEDKLELCRKYYLGGFALLPFLWLVNVVWFFREAFVVPPYGEQPLIRSYVRRSAVGLGVWGVGLGAWLGLFQTQRARWGAWGDFLAFTLPLGTP; via the exons ATGAACCTGGAACGTGTCTCCAATGAGGATAAACTGGAGCTGTGCAGGAAGTACTACCTGg GGGGCTTTGCTCTCCTGCCCTTCCTGTGGCTGGTCAATGTTGTCTGGTTCTTCCGTGAGGCCTTCGTGGTGCCTCCCTATGGGGAACAGCCTCTTATCCGCAGCT ACGTGCGCCGCTCCGCGGTGGGGTTGGGTGTGTGGGGGGTGGGGTTGGGGGCGTGGCTTGGGCTGTTCCAAACGCAGCGCGCGCGGTGGGGGGCGTGGGGGGACTTCCTGGCGTTCACCCTCCCGCTGGGGACcccgtga